One region of Scomber scombrus chromosome 10, fScoSco1.1, whole genome shotgun sequence genomic DNA includes:
- the calcrl2 gene encoding calcitonin gene-related peptide type 1 receptor isoform X3 — MEIFEGKVVLTAHTKQRGMWRTLTLSLIVALALGTQVSKAEDVGSPVDVENSAKDQQDNFSDISAIVGKSRHQILAAQYECYLKIIHDPPRTDDGTFCNRTWDGWLCWGDTAPGTVIQMCPEYFHDFDPAEKVTKVCNSDGQWFHHPESNRVWSNYTQCQIYTKDKRKFTISLYCLAMVGHALSIVSLIISLIIFSYLNCQRISLHKNMFLSFILHSIVTIMWLSNNVANDQAINASNPVSCKILAVLTQYTTTSNYFWMLCEGIYLHTLIIVAVFVGQQTLFWYYILGWGFPIIPAATYAVARGLFFNDRCWISSNTHLLYIIHAPIQAALLVNFFFLLNIVRVLITKLKETHCAESTAYMKAVRATLILIPLLGVQFILLPTAPEGRISRAVYEFFVNIFSHFQGLLVAIIFCFCNAEAQTGLKRKWAQWKSAWGKTGWGETPITNNHFNYHTNSSITETSRATISLEQPCAPFEQEDKSHFMSREQQEANGQQKNSKTCSNGEVDVLNNLETTYI; from the exons ATGGAAATATTTGAAGGAAAAGTCGTTTTGACAGCTCACACAAAGCAAAG AGGTATGTGGAGGACCCTAACCCTCTCGCTGATAGTTGCACTAGCACTGGGCACACAG GTGTCCAAGGCGGAGGATGTGGGGTCCCCGGTGGATGTTGAGAATTCGGCGAAGGATCAGCAAGACAATTTCAGCGACATATCCGCCATAGTAGGAAAGTCCCGACACCAGATCCTGGCCGCTCAGTATGAGTGCTACCTGAAGATCATCCATGATCCACCACGTACAGATGATG GTACTTTCTGTAACCGTACGTGGGACGGCTGGCTGTGCTGGGGGGATACAGCTCCAGGGACTGTCATACAGATGTGTCCTGAATATTTTCACGACTTTGACCCTGCTG AGAAAGTTACTAAAGTCTGTAATTCTGATGGCCAGTGGTTCCACCACCCAGAGAGCAACAGAGTCTGGAGCAATTACACCCAGTGTCAGATCTACACCAAAGACAAACGCAAG TTTACCATCAGTCTCTACTGCCTAGCCATGGTGGGTCATGCGCTGTCTATTGTCTCCCTTATCATCTCTCTGATCATCTTCTCCTACTTGAA CTGCCAGAGAATCTCCCTCCACAAGAacatgtttctctctttcatcttgCACTCCATTGTCACCATAATGTGGCTCTCGAACAATGTGGCCAATGACCAGGCCATAAATGCCAGCAACCCT GTGAGCTGTAAGATCTTGGCTGTACTGACCCAGTATACTACTACTTCCAACTACTTCTGGATGTTGTGTGAAGGCATCTACCTCCACACACTCATCATAGTGGCCGTCTTCGTAGGCCAGCAGACGCTCTTCTGGTACTACATCCTGGGATGGG GCTTTCCCATCATTCCTGCCGCAACGTACGCTGTGGCTCGTGGGCTCTTCTTTAATGACAG GTGTTGGATCAGTTCCAACACTCACCTGCTCTACATCATTCACGCGCCCATTCAAGCTGCACTGCTT GTgaacttcttctttctcctgaACATTGTCCGGGTTCTGATCACCAAGCTGAAGGAAACCCACTGCGCTGAGTCCACCGCCTACATGAAAGCAGTGAGAGCCACCCTCATCCTCATCCCTCTGCTGGGAGTTCAGTTCATCCTTCTCCCCACGGCGCCGGAGGGACGCATCAGCCGGGCCGTCTATGAGTTCTTTGTAAATATCTTCAGCCACTTTCAG GGACTCCTGGTGGCAATTATATTCTGTTTCTGCAATGCTGAG GCTCAAACAGGATTGAAGAGGAAATGGGCTCAGTGGAAGTCTGCCTGGGGTAAGACCGGCTGGGGAGAAACGCCCATCACCAACAATCACTTTAACTACCACACCAACTCCTCCATCACGGAAACCAGCCGCGCCACCATCAGTTTGGAGCAACCTTGCGCGCCTTTTGAACAAGAGGATAAGAGCCACTTCATGTCCAGGGAGCAGCAGGAAGCCAACGGGCAGCAAAAGAACAGCAAGACCTGCAGCAACGGAGAGGTGGATGTGCTGAACAACCTGGAGACCACTTACATCTGA
- the calcrl2 gene encoding calcitonin gene-related peptide type 1 receptor isoform X2, with product MEIFEGKVVLTAHTKQRGMWRTLTLSLIVALALGTQVSKAEDVGSPVDVENSAKDQQDNFSDISAIVGKSRHQILAAQYECYLKIIHDPPRTDDGTFCNRTWDGWLCWGDTAPGTVIQMCPEYFHDFDPAEKVTKVCNSDGQWFHHPESNRVWSNYTQCQIYTKDKRKFTISLYCLAMVGHALSIVSLIISLIIFSYLNLSCQRISLHKNMFLSFILHSIVTIMWLSNNVANDQAINASNPVSCKILAVLTQYTTTSNYFWMLCEGIYLHTLIIVAVFVGQQTLFWYYILGWGFPIIPAATYAVARGLFFNDRCWISSNTHLLYIIHAPIQAALLVNFFFLLNIVRVLITKLKETHCAESTAYMKAVRATLILIPLLGVQFILLPTAPEGRISRAVYEFFVNIFSHFQGLLVAIIFCFCNAEAQTGLKRKWAQWKSAWGKTGWGETPITNNHFNYHTNSSITETSRATISLEQPCAPFEQEDKSHFMSREQQEANGQQKNSKTCSNGEVDVLNNLETTYI from the exons ATGGAAATATTTGAAGGAAAAGTCGTTTTGACAGCTCACACAAAGCAAAG AGGTATGTGGAGGACCCTAACCCTCTCGCTGATAGTTGCACTAGCACTGGGCACACAG GTGTCCAAGGCGGAGGATGTGGGGTCCCCGGTGGATGTTGAGAATTCGGCGAAGGATCAGCAAGACAATTTCAGCGACATATCCGCCATAGTAGGAAAGTCCCGACACCAGATCCTGGCCGCTCAGTATGAGTGCTACCTGAAGATCATCCATGATCCACCACGTACAGATGATG GTACTTTCTGTAACCGTACGTGGGACGGCTGGCTGTGCTGGGGGGATACAGCTCCAGGGACTGTCATACAGATGTGTCCTGAATATTTTCACGACTTTGACCCTGCTG AGAAAGTTACTAAAGTCTGTAATTCTGATGGCCAGTGGTTCCACCACCCAGAGAGCAACAGAGTCTGGAGCAATTACACCCAGTGTCAGATCTACACCAAAGACAAACGCAAG TTTACCATCAGTCTCTACTGCCTAGCCATGGTGGGTCATGCGCTGTCTATTGTCTCCCTTATCATCTCTCTGATCATCTTCTCCTACTTGAA TCTTAGCTGCCAGAGAATCTCCCTCCACAAGAacatgtttctctctttcatcttgCACTCCATTGTCACCATAATGTGGCTCTCGAACAATGTGGCCAATGACCAGGCCATAAATGCCAGCAACCCT GTGAGCTGTAAGATCTTGGCTGTACTGACCCAGTATACTACTACTTCCAACTACTTCTGGATGTTGTGTGAAGGCATCTACCTCCACACACTCATCATAGTGGCCGTCTTCGTAGGCCAGCAGACGCTCTTCTGGTACTACATCCTGGGATGGG GCTTTCCCATCATTCCTGCCGCAACGTACGCTGTGGCTCGTGGGCTCTTCTTTAATGACAG GTGTTGGATCAGTTCCAACACTCACCTGCTCTACATCATTCACGCGCCCATTCAAGCTGCACTGCTT GTgaacttcttctttctcctgaACATTGTCCGGGTTCTGATCACCAAGCTGAAGGAAACCCACTGCGCTGAGTCCACCGCCTACATGAAAGCAGTGAGAGCCACCCTCATCCTCATCCCTCTGCTGGGAGTTCAGTTCATCCTTCTCCCCACGGCGCCGGAGGGACGCATCAGCCGGGCCGTCTATGAGTTCTTTGTAAATATCTTCAGCCACTTTCAG GGACTCCTGGTGGCAATTATATTCTGTTTCTGCAATGCTGAG GCTCAAACAGGATTGAAGAGGAAATGGGCTCAGTGGAAGTCTGCCTGGGGTAAGACCGGCTGGGGAGAAACGCCCATCACCAACAATCACTTTAACTACCACACCAACTCCTCCATCACGGAAACCAGCCGCGCCACCATCAGTTTGGAGCAACCTTGCGCGCCTTTTGAACAAGAGGATAAGAGCCACTTCATGTCCAGGGAGCAGCAGGAAGCCAACGGGCAGCAAAAGAACAGCAAGACCTGCAGCAACGGAGAGGTGGATGTGCTGAACAACCTGGAGACCACTTACATCTGA
- the calcrl2 gene encoding calcitonin gene-related peptide type 1 receptor isoform X1 has protein sequence MEIFEGKVVLTAHTKQRGMWRTLTLSLIVALALGTQVSKAEDVGSPVDVENSAKDQQDNFSDISAIVGKSRHQILAAQYECYLKIIHDPPRTDDGTFCNRTWDGWLCWGDTAPGTVIQMCPEYFHDFDPAEKVTKVCNSDGQWFHHPESNRVWSNYTQCQIYTKDKRKFTISLYCLAMVGHALSIVSLIISLIIFSYLKSLSCQRISLHKNMFLSFILHSIVTIMWLSNNVANDQAINASNPVSCKILAVLTQYTTTSNYFWMLCEGIYLHTLIIVAVFVGQQTLFWYYILGWGFPIIPAATYAVARGLFFNDRCWISSNTHLLYIIHAPIQAALLVNFFFLLNIVRVLITKLKETHCAESTAYMKAVRATLILIPLLGVQFILLPTAPEGRISRAVYEFFVNIFSHFQGLLVAIIFCFCNAEAQTGLKRKWAQWKSAWGKTGWGETPITNNHFNYHTNSSITETSRATISLEQPCAPFEQEDKSHFMSREQQEANGQQKNSKTCSNGEVDVLNNLETTYI, from the exons ATGGAAATATTTGAAGGAAAAGTCGTTTTGACAGCTCACACAAAGCAAAG AGGTATGTGGAGGACCCTAACCCTCTCGCTGATAGTTGCACTAGCACTGGGCACACAG GTGTCCAAGGCGGAGGATGTGGGGTCCCCGGTGGATGTTGAGAATTCGGCGAAGGATCAGCAAGACAATTTCAGCGACATATCCGCCATAGTAGGAAAGTCCCGACACCAGATCCTGGCCGCTCAGTATGAGTGCTACCTGAAGATCATCCATGATCCACCACGTACAGATGATG GTACTTTCTGTAACCGTACGTGGGACGGCTGGCTGTGCTGGGGGGATACAGCTCCAGGGACTGTCATACAGATGTGTCCTGAATATTTTCACGACTTTGACCCTGCTG AGAAAGTTACTAAAGTCTGTAATTCTGATGGCCAGTGGTTCCACCACCCAGAGAGCAACAGAGTCTGGAGCAATTACACCCAGTGTCAGATCTACACCAAAGACAAACGCAAG TTTACCATCAGTCTCTACTGCCTAGCCATGGTGGGTCATGCGCTGTCTATTGTCTCCCTTATCATCTCTCTGATCATCTTCTCCTACTTGAA GAGTCTTAGCTGCCAGAGAATCTCCCTCCACAAGAacatgtttctctctttcatcttgCACTCCATTGTCACCATAATGTGGCTCTCGAACAATGTGGCCAATGACCAGGCCATAAATGCCAGCAACCCT GTGAGCTGTAAGATCTTGGCTGTACTGACCCAGTATACTACTACTTCCAACTACTTCTGGATGTTGTGTGAAGGCATCTACCTCCACACACTCATCATAGTGGCCGTCTTCGTAGGCCAGCAGACGCTCTTCTGGTACTACATCCTGGGATGGG GCTTTCCCATCATTCCTGCCGCAACGTACGCTGTGGCTCGTGGGCTCTTCTTTAATGACAG GTGTTGGATCAGTTCCAACACTCACCTGCTCTACATCATTCACGCGCCCATTCAAGCTGCACTGCTT GTgaacttcttctttctcctgaACATTGTCCGGGTTCTGATCACCAAGCTGAAGGAAACCCACTGCGCTGAGTCCACCGCCTACATGAAAGCAGTGAGAGCCACCCTCATCCTCATCCCTCTGCTGGGAGTTCAGTTCATCCTTCTCCCCACGGCGCCGGAGGGACGCATCAGCCGGGCCGTCTATGAGTTCTTTGTAAATATCTTCAGCCACTTTCAG GGACTCCTGGTGGCAATTATATTCTGTTTCTGCAATGCTGAG GCTCAAACAGGATTGAAGAGGAAATGGGCTCAGTGGAAGTCTGCCTGGGGTAAGACCGGCTGGGGAGAAACGCCCATCACCAACAATCACTTTAACTACCACACCAACTCCTCCATCACGGAAACCAGCCGCGCCACCATCAGTTTGGAGCAACCTTGCGCGCCTTTTGAACAAGAGGATAAGAGCCACTTCATGTCCAGGGAGCAGCAGGAAGCCAACGGGCAGCAAAAGAACAGCAAGACCTGCAGCAACGGAGAGGTGGATGTGCTGAACAACCTGGAGACCACTTACATCTGA